From Aegilops tauschii subsp. strangulata cultivar AL8/78 chromosome 5, Aet v6.0, whole genome shotgun sequence:
GTCCACCGTTGTCCAGAACCCGGTTTTCACAGCTGAACCAACCTGCATTGAGATGCAAATACTCGTTCAGTCATCATCGGCCTCTTAAGGTAGGGATCAATTCCCATCACAAGCTAACATCGTGAATCGACGTTGTTGCAAATTTGAACCATGGTTTGATTTTGGTGGATCCGAAACCTAATGAACCTTACCAACAAGCCATATATCAATTATAAATCATTACACATTAGATAATTATTAATTGACTGTTCTTTCAGCGAAATTTCAACTTTATTACGTATCAATTATTAGCTAAGGTTGGTTGCATGAACGATAATAGGAAATCCTCTGGATGGATTAGGGAAGAAACGTGAGAGGTACTTATGTAATAAAAAGTAGGCAGGATGGCAGGCAGGTTAGTTGGGTACCTTGGAATGGAGGGGAACGGCGGCCCTGGGAGATTCCGAGCCGTCGTCGCCGTCTTGGAAACAGTCGGGGTCGGCGTTGAGGCCGCGGAGGAGGAAGAATCCGGCGACGGTGGCGGAGAGGAAGATGAGTATCACCCTCAGCGGGCACATTTTCCTCCTCTTTACCTTCTTGCCTAGCTCCGGAACCAATTAAACGAGAGGAATCCGCAAAGAGATGACGATCTCGGGAGGCAGTTTGCTCCTCGGGAGAATCCAATGGAATGGAATCCGCGCAGGATGCAGCTGGGATCGGGGGCACAGCTGGAGGAGGTGGGAAATGTCAAATGTGGGGTGGGAGGAAGAAGACGGGGGAACCCACCCCGGTTTTATCGTGCGGGAGCCAGGACCGAAACAGCTGGGGAGGCCGGATGGCCCCGGGCCCGCGCGTCAGAGGCCCGTAACAGCTGACGACAGCGAGACCCGGTCGGTAGAGTTCTAGAGTACGTAGTACCACTAGTCGTGTTGACGGGGTTTTTACACCACACGCACACACGTTTGCGTTTGACGCTTGggaattttttaaattttttgcgGGGGTTTGACACTTGAGATCGTGCGTGCCATTTTGAACGAGCAAGTGCAAGgaccttctcctcggcctctttggTTTAGGCATTTAAAAAAGGAATATTAAAGAGTTCCGGTctatatgatgtttttttgtttGTTTAAAGTTCATTTTGTCCAAAGGAATGAATCCTCCACGTACACACAAAATGGGTGGGTTTGCTTCCGGTTTACGGAAAACGGACGTCTGGACCCTCAGCAGACCGTTGAGGTACCGCGTTGGATGGCTTAGCACGTCTGGACCGCGTGGTCCAGACAGATGCGGGCAGTTTGAGGGCCATCATTGGATGTGCCCTTATACACTATAATTCCACAGGATTCCTAGCCCAGAGATGCAATCTCTTGGGGAAAAAATCATTTGAGTCTATGATACCAATAAAAAAACATTGACATGGACTCGATCTCTATAAACATCAAGGACCTTCCCATGACCATGTCCACTCCCTCTCTTCAAGCAGCTAACCTTGCCGCTTTACGATGTAGCATGGAGTTCGTAATATTTGAGAATACCATGAGAAATAAAGTCAGTCATAATTAACTTGTCATGAGAGTGCTCTTTTCATCGGACCTTCTGATGCAACTTGAGGAGTGGCATTGGTAGGCGGGGTTGTATCAACAATAGGGATGGTATCCTCATCAGAAACATGGCTTTATATcggaacaaaagaaacaaagGGAGACATCAAATCCAATTGGAGGATCTGGTTGCTTTGTCTCCAACTAAGCCAAGGTCGTCGGAAACTAGAGATACATATCTCAATTCAAGAGACGTTTCTATTGGAGAAGGCTGATCCAAAGAGTTTTCCCTTGGCGATTTGGCAGCGCTAATGACGAGAAAGAGGATCACATAAACAAA
This genomic window contains:
- the LOC109778431 gene encoding uncharacterized protein, coding for MCPLRVILIFLSATVAGFFLLRGLNADPDCFQDGDDGSESPRAAVPLHSKVGSAVKTGFWTTVDMASGRYLWRTLVAPPANSESDKAR